From Candidatus Eisenbacteria bacterium:
CGGGTGAAGTTCAACGTGGTGCGCAGCGTGCTCGAAGGGCGCAGCGTGGCGGTGGTGGACGATTCCATCGTGCGGGGCACCACCAGCCGCAAGCTGGTGAAGCTGCTGCGCCGGGGAGGGGCGCGCGAGGTGCACATGAGGGTCAGCTCTCCGCCCATCAGCTGGCCGTGTTTCTACGGGATTGACACCCCTGAACGGCGCGAGCTGATCGCCAGCAGCCACACCTTGGAGGAAATCCGCCGCTATCTGAATGTGGACAGCCTCGGCTACCTGAGTCTGGACGGCCTGCAGGCCACCCAGGCCGACCCCGCCGGATTCTGCTACGCCTGCTTCACCGGGAAGTACCCCGTACCGTTCAAGGACATGCCTTCCAAGCTGAAATTCGACAATAGTTTACCAGATTCCATGCCCGCAGTTGCGAATCTGACGTCGAATCCGACTTGACGGATTAGCTCACCTCCCTTACAATATTCTCTGTCGGGCTACGTGGGGTCCGGCCTCGTGGCGCCGGGAAGCTGCCGGCGTTTTTATCGGCCGCAGAATATATTCGGCAATATTGATATTCGGAGCTGGCAGCCCCGATACAATCCCCTGGGAGAATCTTCGGAGATGATCCGCTTCTGTGTTGCCCTGCTGATGCTCGTCCTGGTGCCGACGGCGGCGATGGCGCTGCCGACGGTGTCCGTGAGCTACGCGCTCACGCCGCTCGGCTCGGACAACTACCGCGTGGACTACACCCTGGAGAACCTGGGTGAGCCCGGCGGTATCAACGAGCTGCTCATGTTCTTCAACTCCTCCGACACGCCCGGGGCGGACTACGCCCCGCTGTCCATCTCGGAACCCTCCGGTTGGACCCACACCGGCCTGGGTGCGGTGATTCCGCCGGACCCGGGGCACTACGCGTGGGCCATCGACTGGTTCGACGCCGACCCGTCCGACCCCGGCGTGCTTCCCGGCTCCTCGCTGGGCGGCTTCTCGGTGGCCTTCCACTGGTCCGACCCGCAGGTGCCGCCGGGTTCCCAGTTCTTCGAGGCGTTCGGCACGGCGCCCCACGAGGGCCACACCGTGACCCCGGAACCGGCGACGCTGCTGCTGCTGGGCACCGGCTTCACGCTGTTCGGCCTGCGCAAGAAGTTTTCCAGCCCGGGTGGTGAGGGGGAGACCAAGTGAAAATCCGAGTCATTGTCACCGCGCTGCTCCTGCTGGCGCTGGCGGCCGGCACGGCCGTGGCGGGGGGCACCGTGGTCAGCTACAAGCTGTTCCACCGCGAGGGCCCCAGCTGGATCCAGTACTACCCGGGCGACGTGTTCCCCCCGGGGGGCGGCAGCTCCGGAACCAACACCTGGCGCTACGTCTACACGCTCGAGAACGTGTCCTCCGCCTGCGCCGTGAACGGGCTGTACGTGTTCTTCAACGGTGACGGCGTCACGCACGCGACGCCGCCCCCGACCGCCTCGGGCGCCCCGGGGGGCTGGACCCCCTCCTACCTGGCGCCCCCGGCGGGCCAGTACGCGTGGCGTGAGCGGTTCCGGGGCCTGGGTGCCCCGGTGCCCATGGGCGGCAGCCTGACCGGTTACATGGTGGAGTTCCTCTGGAACGACGACGTGTTCCCCGGGGTGCAGAGCTACGACGCCACCTGTACCACCGGATCGGAAACCGGTCTGACCGTGGCCGTCCGGCGCACGTCCCCCGTGGCTCCCGGCTCGTGGGGGCAGCTGCACCGACTGTACCGGTGACGACGGTCCCCGCCGGCCCGGCGGCCTGACCGCCATCCCCGGTAGTGAGGGCCCTCGCGGAGCCCCCGGCGCACCCGTGCCGGGGGCTCCCTCTCTTGGGGCCGCAGCCACGCTCCGCTCACGTTTCCCACCCCGCCCGGCCGGAACTCGAGCGCGGCGGACCGGCTCTCCGCCTGCGTCCCCGATTTGACACGCACCGGTTGCCCTCATACACTGCAATCTCCGCTCCTTCAATCATTTGACCCGGCAAGGAGGCAAGCCATCGCTCTCAATGAAGTCCTGCGCTCACGGCACGAGAAGCTGGAGCGGCTGAAGGCTCTCGGCGTGGAGCCCTATCCCTACAGGTACGAGCCCACGCACCACGCGGAGGACATCCTCTCCGGGGCCGCGCAGTTCGAGGCGCACCCGGAGGAGGTGGTGCGGGTGGCCGGACGGCTGGTTGCGCACCGGGGGCACGGCAAGGCGGGCTTCGGGCACGTGCTGGACGAGACCGGGAGAATCCAGGTCTACGCCAGGCAGGACATCCTGGGCGAGGACGGCTACCTGCTGTGGAAGGAACTGGACCTGGGGGACTTCCTCGGCGTGGAGGGGCCGGTGTTCCGCACCAAGACCGGCGAGATCACGGTGCAGGCGCGGCAGCTCACGTTCCTGGCCAAGTCCATGCGCCCGTTGCCCGAGAAGTTCCACGGGCTCAAGGACGTCGAAGTGCGCTCCCGGCAGCGGTACGTGGACCTGGTGGCCAACCCCGAGGTGCGCGCGGTGTTCCGCAGCCGCAGCCGCATCGTCTCGTCCATGCGCCGCTTCCTCGAGGGACGCCGCTTCCTGGAGGTGGAGACCCCGATCTTACAACCCATCTACGGCGGGGCGTTCGCCAGGCCGTTCGTCACCCGGCACAACGCGCTGGACATGGAGTTGTACATGCGGATCTCGTTCGAGCTCTACCTCAAGCGGCTGCTCGTGGGCGGGTTCGAGCGGGTGTTCGAGATCGGGCGCGACTTCCGCAACGAGGGCGTGGATCGCTCGCACAACCCCGAGTTCACGCAGATGGAGGCCTACCAGGCCTACGCCGACTACCACGACATGATGGATCTCACCGAGGCCATGGTGGCCGCCATCGCCACCGAGGTGTTCGGCGGCACGCAGCTGCCCTACGGTGGGGACACACTGAGCTGGGCGGCGCCCTGGCCGCGGCTGCGGCTCTTCGAGCTGCTGCGGGACCACGCCGGCGCGGACCTCTCGGGCGGGGACGCGCGCGCCGCGCTCGACGCCTGCCGCCGCAACGGCATCACCCCCGGCGCCGACTGGGACTACGGCCGCGCCGTGGACGAGCTGTTCAGCGAGCGGGTGCAGCCTCGCCTGGTCCAGCCCTGCTTCGTGCTGGACTACCCCAGGGATCTCTCGCCCCTGGCCAAGGAGAAGCGCGGCGCCCCGCACCTGGTGGAGCGCTTCGAGGCGTTCGCCGGCGGCATGGAGCTGGCTAACAGCTTCTCGGAACAGAACAGCCCGCTGGCGCAGCAGCAGGCCTTCCGCCGCCAGGCCGAGCTGCGCGAGGCCGGCAACCTGGAGGCGCAGCCCGAGGACCGCGACTTCCTGCGCGCCCTGGAGTACGGCATGCCGCCCGCGGGCGGGTTGGGGGTCGGGGTGGACCGGTTGTGCATGCTGCTGACCGACCAGCACACCATCCGCGAAGTGCTGCTGTTCCCGCACCTGCGCCCCGAGCGCGACCTGGACGAGGAGGAGGGGGCGGGCGGCGAGGGACCCGGCGAGGGGGCTGGCGCCGGGCCTCGGGACGGGTCTGGCGCCGGGCCTCGGGACGCGTCCGGGGGCGGGCCCCGCGGCGGCTCCGGCGGGACGGAGTAGCTTGACCACCGAGAGCTTCATCGCCCGGCGCTACCTGCGGCCCCAGGGCACCACCGCGTTCATCGGATTGATCAGCGTGATCGCGGCCGTGGGCGTGTTCGTGGGCACCGCCGCGCTGACCGTGGTGCTGGCGGTGATGAACGGGTTCCAGGCCGAGGTCGAGACCCGCATCACCGGGACCAACGCGCACGTGGTGCTGCTGCCCGCCGACGACCGGGCGTGGTCGGACTACGCCGGGACGCTGGCGCGGGTGCGCGCCACGCCGGGCGTGACCGGGGCGGCCCCGTTCGTCTACACCAAGGCGCTGATCCAGTGCGGCGAGATCGCCGACGGGCTGGTGGTGAAGGGCGTGGACCTGGCGCAGGAGCGGGCGGTCACCTCGCTCGCCTCCAGCCTGCAGCCGCCGCTGCGCGCGATCCCCGACACCACCCCGGGCGGGCTGCCGGGCATCGTGCTGGGACGCGAGCTGGCCGACCGGCTGCGCGCGCGCCCGGGCTCGGTGGTGAACCTGTACTCGCCGCGCAACGCCGCGCGCACCTCCCTCGGATACGCGCCCAAGGCGCGCTCCTTCCGGGTGGTGGCGCTGTTTTCGAGCGGCCTGTACGAGTACGACTCGAGCCTGGGCTACCTGTCGCTGCGCGCGGCCCAGGACTTCTTCGACCTGCCCGGCGCCGTGACCGGACTGGAAGTGCGCATCGCGGATCTGTACCGCGCCCGCGAGGCGGGCCGCGAGCTGGCGGGTGCCGTGCCCTCCGAGCACCTGCGCGCCAACAACTGGATCGACCTCAACCGGAACCTCTTCGTGTGGATGCGCAAGGAGAAGCTGATCATGTCCATCATCCTCGGGTTGATCGTGGGGGTGGCGGCCGTGAACATCGTCTCCGGGCTGTTGATGGTGGTGCTGGAGAAGAAGCGCGACATCGGCGTGCTCAAGACCCTGGGGGCGCCGCCCGCGCAGGTGCGCCGCATCTTCCTGCTGCAGGGCCTGTGGATCGGCGGAGCGGGCACCCTGGCCGGCATGGGCACGGGGCTCACGCTGTGCTTCCTGCAGCTGCGCTTCCACCTGGTGCGGCTGCCCGGCGACGTGTACTTCCTGGAATCGCTGCCGGTGCGCGTCATGCCCCTGGACGTGCTCGTGACCGCCGCGGGCGCGGTGGCCGTGAGCCTGCTGGCCGCGTGGTATCCCGCCTGGTGGGCGTCGGGGCTCAAGCCCCAGGACGCCATCCGCTACCAATGAACCCCGGTGCCGTGCCCGCGCCCGCGCTCGAGGCGCTCGGGGTGACCAAGGTCTACCGCTCGGGGGGGCAGGAACTCCCGGTGCTCCGCGGTGTGGACCTGGTGCTGATGCCGGGGGAGTGGGTCAGCCTCGTGGGCGCCTCCGGCACCGGGAAGAGCACGCTGCTGCGGATCCTCGGCACGCTCGAGGCCCCCAGCGGCGGCGAGGTGCGCCTCGACGGCGTCGCGGTCACCGGGCAATCCGAAGCCGCCCTCGCGCGTCTGAGGAGGGAGAAGGTGGGCTTCGTGTTCCAGTTCCACAACCTGCTGGGCGAGTTCACCGCGCTGGAAAACGTGATGATGCCCGCGCTGCTCGCCGGCGTGGCGCCGCGCGAGGCGCGCGAGCGGGCCGCGGCGCTGCTGGAGGCGGTGGCACTGTCGGAGCGCTCGGGCCATCGGCCCGGGGAGCTCTCGGGCGGAGAGCAGCAGCGGGTGGCGGTGGCGCGGGCGCTGGTCAACGAGCCGGGGGTGGTCCTGGCCGACGAGCCGACCGGCAATCTGGACCCGGCCCGGGCGGGGGAGGTGGAGGAGCTCCTGGCGGGGCTGACCCTGGGCCGCGGGGCGGCCCTCCTGGTGGCCACCCACGACCCGAGAACGGCACGTAAAGCAAAGAGAATATTACAGTTGGATGGGGGGCTTGCGCGCGACGCCGTCTCCCTTTAGGGTGAATCAGGGGGCTGCCCGGTCCGATATTCCCTTTATGGGGCCCGCTCCTTAGGCCCCCGCACCTCGAACGCCGTCCGCCCCGGCCCATCGGAGTCTCCATGCAACCGTGCCAGATCTGCGGAAAGAACCCGGCCTCGGTGCACTTCACCGAGATCGTGAACGGCAAGATGTCCGAGTTGCACCTGTGCGACACCTGCGCGCACGACAAGGGCATCCAACCATCACTGGGCAAGGGCAAGTTCTGGATCTCCGACCTGATCGCGGGAATGGTGGACGAGACGGTCGGCGCCGAGTCCGAACGCGTCGGCAGGGTACAGTGCTCGGGCTGCGGGCTGCTGTACTCCACGTTCCGGGAGACCGGCAGGCTGGGCTGCCCGGAGTGCTACACCAGCTTCGGCGCGCAGCTCCGGCCGGTGCTGCGCCGCATCCACGGCGCCACGCGGCACATCGGCAAGGCGCCGCTGCGCGACCAGGGCCGGCTGCAGCAGCGCATGGAGATGGCGTCGCTGCACGACGAGCTGGAGCGCGCGGTGGAGCGCGAGGACTTCGAGAAGGCGGCCGAGCTGCGGGACCGCATCCGCACGCTCGAGACGACCGCCGCCCCCGGGAAGGGACACGAGGGATGACGCCCGCGCTGAAGGAGCTGGCCCGCCGCCCCAGCCGCTGGCTCGACGCCAGCGGCCCGCACTCCGAGGTGGTGCTGTCCACCCGCGTGCGGCTGGCGCGCAACGTGCTCGGTGCCCCGTTCACGCACCGGGCGCGCGAGGAGCAGCTGCACCAGGTGCTGCACAGCGTGGTGAGCGCCGCGCGGCGCACCGGCTCGCTGCGCGACAGCGTGCTGCTGCGCATGGGCGACCTGGCCGGGCTGGATCGCCAGTTCCTGGTGGAGCGCCACCTGGTCAGCCACGACCTGGTGGAGGGCTCCAGCACCCGCGGGCTGCTGCTGGGCCCCGACGAGACCGCCTCGATCATGATCAACGAGGAGGACCACCTGAGGCTCCAGGTGAT
This genomic window contains:
- a CDS encoding ABC transporter permease; its protein translation is MTTESFIARRYLRPQGTTAFIGLISVIAAVGVFVGTAALTVVLAVMNGFQAEVETRITGTNAHVVLLPADDRAWSDYAGTLARVRATPGVTGAAPFVYTKALIQCGEIADGLVVKGVDLAQERAVTSLASSLQPPLRAIPDTTPGGLPGIVLGRELADRLRARPGSVVNLYSPRNAARTSLGYAPKARSFRVVALFSSGLYEYDSSLGYLSLRAAQDFFDLPGAVTGLEVRIADLYRAREAGRELAGAVPSEHLRANNWIDLNRNLFVWMRKEKLIMSIILGLIVGVAAVNIVSGLLMVVLEKKRDIGVLKTLGAPPAQVRRIFLLQGLWIGGAGTLAGMGTGLTLCFLQLRFHLVRLPGDVYFLESLPVRVMPLDVLVTAAGAVAVSLLAAWYPAWWASGLKPQDAIRYQ
- a CDS encoding UvrB/UvrC motif-containing protein, translating into MQPCQICGKNPASVHFTEIVNGKMSELHLCDTCAHDKGIQPSLGKGKFWISDLIAGMVDETVGAESERVGRVQCSGCGLLYSTFRETGRLGCPECYTSFGAQLRPVLRRIHGATRHIGKAPLRDQGRLQQRMEMASLHDELERAVEREDFEKAAELRDRIRTLETTAAPGKGHEG
- a CDS encoding ABC transporter ATP-binding protein codes for the protein MNPGAVPAPALEALGVTKVYRSGGQELPVLRGVDLVLMPGEWVSLVGASGTGKSTLLRILGTLEAPSGGEVRLDGVAVTGQSEAALARLRREKVGFVFQFHNLLGEFTALENVMMPALLAGVAPREARERAAALLEAVALSERSGHRPGELSGGEQQRVAVARALVNEPGVVLADEPTGNLDPARAGEVEELLAGLTLGRGAALLVATHDPRTARKAKRILQLDGGLARDAVSL
- the lysS gene encoding lysine--tRNA ligase; the encoded protein is MALNEVLRSRHEKLERLKALGVEPYPYRYEPTHHAEDILSGAAQFEAHPEEVVRVAGRLVAHRGHGKAGFGHVLDETGRIQVYARQDILGEDGYLLWKELDLGDFLGVEGPVFRTKTGEITVQARQLTFLAKSMRPLPEKFHGLKDVEVRSRQRYVDLVANPEVRAVFRSRSRIVSSMRRFLEGRRFLEVETPILQPIYGGAFARPFVTRHNALDMELYMRISFELYLKRLLVGGFERVFEIGRDFRNEGVDRSHNPEFTQMEAYQAYADYHDMMDLTEAMVAAIATEVFGGTQLPYGGDTLSWAAPWPRLRLFELLRDHAGADLSGGDARAALDACRRNGITPGADWDYGRAVDELFSERVQPRLVQPCFVLDYPRDLSPLAKEKRGAPHLVERFEAFAGGMELANSFSEQNSPLAQQQAFRRQAELREAGNLEAQPEDRDFLRALEYGMPPAGGLGVGVDRLCMLLTDQHTIREVLLFPHLRPERDLDEEEGAGGEGPGEGAGAGPRDGSGAGPRDASGGGPRGGSGGTE
- a CDS encoding PEP-CTERM sorting domain-containing protein (PEP-CTERM proteins occur, often in large numbers, in the proteomes of bacteria that also encode an exosortase, a predicted intramembrane cysteine proteinase. The presence of a PEP-CTERM domain at a protein's C-terminus predicts cleavage within the sorting domain, followed by covalent anchoring to some some component of the (usually Gram-negative) cell surface. Many PEP-CTERM proteins exhibit an unusual sequence composition that includes large numbers of potential glycosylation sites. Expression of one such protein has been shown restore the ability of a bacterium to form floc, a type of biofilm.), coding for MIRFCVALLMLVLVPTAAMALPTVSVSYALTPLGSDNYRVDYTLENLGEPGGINELLMFFNSSDTPGADYAPLSISEPSGWTHTGLGAVIPPDPGHYAWAIDWFDADPSDPGVLPGSSLGGFSVAFHWSDPQVPPGSQFFEAFGTAPHEGHTVTPEPATLLLLGTGFTLFGLRKKFSSPGGEGETK